The window GAGCAGTCCATGGTTGTGGAAAAAGCGAATGAAGAAATCGAGCTGAAAGTCCATCATCTGCTCAATCGAACTCGACCAGATAGCAGCGCCCATCGGCAAGATATAGTGTTGAGAAAAGTGATCGGAAAAGCCTTCTTCATTAAGAAACTGCCCAAGAGTTTTATCCATGGGAATGTCGCCAGAGGCATAAAGCTTTTTACATTGCTTGTTAAAACGCAAAATTTCCAGAATCAAGCGCCAGAAGCTTGGTTTTAAAATGTTCGAACGCTGGGCAAACAGGGTATCGAGATTATGCCCGTTGAATTCCATTTGCGTATGGCGATTGTGCACCGAAAAACTCATTTCGGTTTCTCGTTTATTGACGCCAAGTTGCGCAATCAATTTTAAAAAGTTTGGGTAGGTTTTGTTGTTAAAGACGATAAAGCCGGTATCAACGACGTAGTCTTTACCATCCACGCTCACATCTTTGGTGGCGGTATGGCCACCAATGTAATCGTTTTTCTCAAATACCGTGACCTGGTGTTTTTGGCTAAGCAAATAACCGCAGGTTAAGCCAGAGACGCCCGAACCTATAATTGCGATGTTCTTTTTCATTTATTATTTCTTCCTTGTTAACAACCAGCACCACCAACTAAACGGCATCCATGACAGAAGACGTAACAGGTAAGTAAACCGTTTGGGAAAATCGAGTATTTTCTTTCGTTTTTCGACGCCTTTATAAATTCGCTCTGCTGCCTGTTCTGAGGTCAGCAAGAACGGCATCGAAAAGTCATTCTTATCGGTAAGGGGGGTTTTTATGAACCCGGGTTGAACCAGGGTTACGTCGATACGCTGTGGCGCTAAATCGAAAGCCAGGGTTTTTGCCAGGTAATCAACACCAGCTTTGGATGCGCCATAGGCTTCAGCTCTGGGCAAAGGCAGATAGGTAACGCTAGAGCTGACAATAACCAGTTGCCCGCCAGGACGAATTTTTTTGATGAAATGTTGTAACAGATCGCCCATCGATAGCAGGTTGACTGTGATCACTCGTTTGAACAGAGCGCCATCAAAATTACCAGCATCATCGATATATTCACAATCACCGGCATTTAAAACCACGATATCCAGGCCATCTATGGACTTCGCTGCATTGGCCACCTGCTCCTCAGAGGTTATATCGAATGCAAGTGGTGATAAATTAG is drawn from Thalassotalea sp. PS06 and contains these coding sequences:
- a CDS encoding SDR family NAD(P)-dependent oxidoreductase, with the translated sequence MKQVLITGATSGIGQSLALHYAAQDVSVIACGRNQDKLDSLCQGKTNLSPLAFDITSEEQVANAAKSIDGLDIVVLNAGDCEYIDDAGNFDGALFKRVITVNLLSMGDLLQHFIKKIRPGGQLVIVSSSVTYLPLPRAEAYGASKAGVDYLAKTLAFDLAPQRIDVTLVQPGFIKTPLTDKNDFSMPFLLTSEQAAERIYKGVEKRKKILDFPKRFTYLLRLLSWMPFSWWCWLLTRKK